In Streptomyces sp. NBC_00341, the DNA window GTCACCCTTGAACAGTGCGTCGAGGGCGGGGGAGGAGCGAACTACGCGTACGAGCACAACAAGCTGGTCGCGTTCTGCAGCGGAGGCACGTACGACACCCGCCCGGTGTCGACGCCGCCTCCGTCGATCGGCCCCGGATTCGACCTCAGCGGTTTCCGTCCCTGACGTCCCGCCGCCGGCGAGACTATGCGATCTTCCACCTCGTTCATGCATGAGTGCCTTCCCAGGCGGAACGGTGGGGGCCGGGTTGCGGCGGACGACTGCCGGGAACGCAGCCCGGTCGCTGGCGAAATTGCCCAGCGCACTGTCCAGAGAAGCGCCGTCAGCAGCGCGACGATCGCAGGCGCAGTGGAGCGGAGCGGTAGAAGACGTTATGCGCCGTGAGACGGCACGTCGTGTGCGGCGACGTCACCGTTCGGCGTACACCTCCCGACTTCGGGCTCGGAGTGGACCGGGCGACGGCCGAGGCAGGCGCGGTCAGGTGATCGTGGAGGGCCTGGTGTGGCCCATGCACTCGTACGCCGGGCCCTCTTCGTCGTACTGCTCCAGGGCGGTGATGCGGCCGAGTGCCTCCACCAGCAGGACCACGGTGCAGATCGCGATGGTATGGACTTGGTCCCTTGGGTCATCAGCCGCAGATCCTCCACCGCGTCAACGACGAACCCAAGGGCTTCACCTGGCAGGACTACCGCGACCTCATCGTGCGGGCACACAGCCAGCTCGGGCCCCATCGTCCTGATCTGGGAAAACTTGCGTACCCATCTCATGCCGCAGATGAAGGGCCTCATCGCCGTAAACGCTCGCACCCGAAACCCGCCGGCCCTGCTCCCGGACTTCGTACTCGCTGCGTAACGCGATTCGCGCGGGCGCGTTGATCACACGCACCCTTCCGATCATTCGCAGCACAAGGAGCTCTCCGTGCAGTACACCGTCCTCCGCACCCTGACGGTTGCCCTGCTGGCCGGTGCTGTCACCGCGCCCCAGGCCACGGCCACCGCCGCCCAGGGCCTGTTGCCCTCCCTGCCGCTGCGCGGCGGCTCCACCTTCGACTTCTGCCTCACCGACACCTCCGCCTCAGCGCTGTCGAAGGCCGGGATCACCATGGAGGCCATCGCCCCCTCCACCCTGGTCAGCGACCAAGGTCACCGGTGTGTCCGCACGGTCCTGGCGGGCGGGAAAATCAACTCCGACCTCTCCGGACTCACCGCCACCGCCAAGGACGGCGGGTTCGCCTTCCACCGCGGCAACCGGCGGGCCGAGTTCACCGCCATCGCCGCGAAGATCTCACCCGACCGGACCGGAACCATCACGGTCACCCACCGCAAGCAGCGGATCGACGTACTCACCACCAAACTCACTGGGCTCAAGCTGTCGCTCACGAAAATCACCGCGAAGAACGTCCCGATGAGCCTCACCCCGGCCGGCGCGAACGCACTCGCCAAAGAATTCACCACCAGCCCACTCCCCGCCGGCCACGTGCTCTTCGCCGGAAACTCCACCGCTCAGGTCCTGCCCCTGACCGCCTCCACTGGGAAGTAACACCACCCCGGCCACCGGGGCGAACCCCGCACAAGAAGGCCACCGCCTCTACGGCGAGGACGCGGTGACCGCGCTTCGGGTGATCAAGGCGGCCCAGCGGCTCGGGTTCACGCTGGAGGAGGTCGCCGCGCTCCTGGAGGCTGGCCGCCACCGCCACGGCCGCCCGGTCGCGGGGCTCCAGGAGCGGGCCGCGGCCAAGCTCGCCGAGGTCGACTCGAAGATCGCCGACCTCACCACCATCCGCACCGCCCTGGCCACCGCCGTCGAAGCAGGCTGCGACGACCTGACCGTCTGCGCGTTCAGCCCGTGCTGCCCGATCCCCTTCACCGACCTCGCCGAGGAGAACCGCCATGCCGGCCCCTGCTGCTGACTTGCGCCCCTACCGCACGCCGAAGACGCTCGGGGCCCTGGCCGCGCTGGCCTGCGTAGCCTGCTGCGCGGTGCCGGTCCTGATCACCGCGGGCGTCCTGGGCGCCGGTGTCGGGGTGGTGGTGGGCTGGCTGCCCGCCCTCGCCGGCGTATTGGCCGTGCTCGCAGCCGGAACCTGGTGGCTCGGCCAGCGCCGCCGCTCGTGCTCCTGCGGTACGAAGAGCACAGGTGAGGGTGGGTGCGGCTGTCAGAAGCGTGCCGACCCGCTGAAGATCACAGGCGCGGGCCGCCCGTAGGGTCGCGGGTATGACTGTCGCTCGTTCCCTTGCCCTGTTCGCCGTCGCCGCGCTCTTCGAGATCGGAGGGGCCTGGCTGGTGTGGCAGGGCATCCGCGAGCACAAGGGCTGGATCTGGATCGGGGCCGGCGTCATCGCGCTGGGCCTGTACGGAGTGGTGGCCACCTTCCAGTCCGACGACAACTTCGGCCGCATCCTCGCCGCCTACGGCGGCATCTTCGTCGCGGGGTCCATCGCCTGGGGCATGGTCGCCGACGGCTACCGTCCCGACCGCTACGACGTCATCGGCGCCCTGGTCTGCCTCGCGGGCATGGCAGTGATCATGTACGCGCCCCGCGGGAACTGATCCCGACCCCAGCCGTCCCTGGGCTGGCCAAGTAGAACGCTCAGACTGGCCAAACTGTGGCGCTCAGTCACACCATGCGTCACGGGACAAGATCGTGAGACAGAAATGCTGTGTCCCGCGAATGAGAAAGCCGGAAGCTCCCAGGTCGCCGCACCGGAACGGGACATTCCAAATGCGGACCTACAATTGGCGCTCTGCATGCGCAGTTGCCGTACCGTGCCCCTGGCCTGGCCGAGGGCCTTCGCTGCGTTCTTCTGGAGCCATGAACGCTCGATGGCGTCGTCCTTGGGCGGCACTGTGCGGCGTTTGCTCTGGAGGACCGCTCCGCGGCCTCCGGACAGCAGGAGCCGGTCTCCCTGCTCGCGCTGGCCGGAGCCTTTGACTGCGTAGGCAGGTTCGAAGACGAAGTCCGGCATCCCCCAGGTGGCAGCCGCCTGGTGAATCGCCAGCTCCACTCCAGTCCCCGGCACGACACCGGGCGGCAGAGGGAGCGCCGGAGATATTCGGCGCAGGTAAGGCCCGTTGGGCGTCTCGACGATCAGTGTCAGCTGAGCAGGGTGATCATCGTCAACGAAGCGCCACAGCCCCGGCGCGGGGATCCGCTGGTCCATGGCCAACATTAGACGCGCAGATCCCGTCCTCATCATCTGATTCGCTAGAACCTGCAGGCGCAGGACACTTACCGCTGGACACCGCAGACGGCGTCACCCTGCCCCCTCGATGGCAGATCGGACAAGGTTGAACACTTCCTATGGAAGTTCGCGTATTTCCCCAGCCCGCTGCAGGCCGCGATTCCCGAACAACGGAGCCCGAGTACTGACAGACTCGTCGCCACAGAAGGGAGACCCATGAGCTTCGGATTCCGAGTCGGTGTGCCCGGAATGAGCGTGCGCGTCTCGACCCGAGGGGTACGAACATCCATCGGGCCGAGAGTTGCCAGGGTGAATGTGGGCGGCGGGCGGACGACAATCTCGTCCGGGATGGGCCCGTTCTATGCCTCCAGCGCCCTGGGCAGCGGGCGCAGCCGGACCAGTACGAGTCGCTCCGGCTCACGTCCGCGGGCTGCCGCACCTTCGGGTGCGCAGCTGGAAAGGGCTCGCCGACAGGCCGAGCGGGCTCAGCAAGAAGCGGAACGCGAAGCGGCCATTGCGCAGTTGCGGGAATTGCGTCACCAGATGACGAGCGTGCATCTGCAGTCCTTCTCCCCCGCGCACCCGCCGGTTGTGCCCGGCCCGCCACAGCTCGGGCTGCCCTGGGCGCTGGCCGAGGCGAAGACCTTCCACCTGGCAGGTCTCGGCGTGTTCGCGCGTACTGAACGCACGGAGGCAAAGCAGCGGGCGGAGCAGGATGCTCAGGGATACCTGGCCGCCGAGCTTGCCAGGTTGCAGGGCATCCAAGGGGGGTTGACGACCGAGGCGCATCAGTGGTGGCAGTCCCTCGTCGCGAACGACGAGGCGACGGTGTGCGAAACCGTCAACTACGCCTTCTCCGACAACCCCGCCGCCGGCTGCGCTGTCGGGGTCGACGGCTCCGTCATGTCCGTAGTAATGCGCCAGCAGGACATCGACTCGCTGCCCAACCAGACCCCCGGGGTCACCTCCAGTGGGCGCCCCACGCTGAAGACGCTGACCAAGCGCGACCGAGTCCTTTGGTGGCTCACGGCCATGGGTTCCAACATCATTACCACCCTCAAGGAGGGCTTCGCCGTCGCCCCGGGGATCACCGCGATCGACCTCGCGGTGATCACCCGCGTGCCGGACACCCAGCGGCTAGGGTTCGTGGCGTACGGCAGGTGGACCCGCCAGACCATCGAGTCAGGCCCCTGGCAGCAGCCCGAGGACGCACTCCGGTTCCTCGACATCGGCCAGGACGTGGTCTGCGCCGTCGCCACGACCGCCTCCGGAAACCTGTCGAGCACCATCAAACCGCTGGACACCAGCCGTCTGTCCGGCCTGCAGAGCCTGCTCGACCACGCCCAGGACGACGCTGCCACGGCCGCCGCCACACTCGCGGGCCTGGACGGCGACCTCAGCGCCAATGTCCCGGCAACCCCCAATGCGCCGACCCCAGACAGCTATCGGATCCGCACGTTCACCGAGTGGAAGAACCAGGTCCCGTCCTCGGCCCACCCGCCCGCTACCGGCGAACCCGTTACCCCTCCTCCAACGATCCTCACCCCCGGCCAGAACCTCACATTGCCCGCCGAGGCACGTGAAGGGCTGACCATCGCATTCAGGTTCGGCGGCGCAGACGCCGACCTCACCCTCTTCCTCACCGACGCGCATAGCAAGGTCTCCTCGGACGAAGACTTCGTCTTCTACAACCAGCCGTCCGGCGCCTATGGGGCCGCCAGGATGCTGGGCAAGCTGAACGACGGCGCGCACACCGTCGAGCGCGCCGCCGTCCACCTCTCTGCCCTCCCAGACCACGTCCAACGCCTGACAATCGCGATCAACATGGATGTCGACACCGGGTTGACGTGCAGTGCCCTCACCCACGCCAAATTGGCCATGGAATGCGCTGCGGCCACTTGGACCTTCCAGCCACCTGCCGACCCTGCCATCCGCGCAATGGCCGTCGCGGAGCTGTACCGCCACCGGTCCCCCAACGGTCTGCCGGTGTGGAAACTCCGAGCGGTCGGACAGGGCTGGGCTGACGGACTCGACGGCTTGGCCAGAGCGCACGGCGTCGACGTGGGATAGCCCACCATGTGGACACGTACGAGTATGGAAACTGGCCGAGGCCCACTGGGTGGGGGCGCCATGCACCCGGCGGGCCCTCTGGCCGGGATAACCCCTCCCATGCCAGCCGCCCACCGTGCCACGCGCTATCACATCGCTATCACCAACAGCGTGGACACACCTGGACCACAGGACCCTGGCCTGCACAAACACCCCTGCGCTGAACTGGCTGGACTCCCGGAGACGCCATCTCCGACCTGTGCCATGTGGGACTGGAAACCGCCAGCTTCTGCCTCGCAGACTCAACTCCGTCAGTCGCGACGGACGCTGGCACAACGCGCCGCGATCACTCAACGTGCTGGGTACAGCCAAACGAACACCCTCCCGCCGCAGGCACAGCGCTCGCGGCGCTAGCACCCTTGGGGAGAATCTGGGGAGTATTCGAAGGCTTGGGGAGCGCGTGGGGAGAACCGGCTACATAACGCAGCACGAATCCGAAAGACGGCGAAAGACACATCCACGCAGGTCAGGGGCCCATCGGATAGAGAATCCGCAGGTCAGCGCCACCAAGTAGGCAACTTCATCGTGAAGCGTCCGCCGAGGGAATCGATGGCCGCCCCGACCGCGTCCAGCACCTCGGCCAGCTGATCCGGACGGAGCTGCGTGAGGCCACCGGTGGTGGGCAGCAGATCGAGCCATTGGTCGCGTGTGTAGGACTGCCGCCAGTCGAACCGCCACTGTTCGGGCTCCTCGAACCCCCCGGTCTCACGGATCGTGTCGGCGGACTTCACGTACGCCGCCCGGTAGAGACCGAGCGGTCGCCGGGCCGGCATGCCGTTGAACGGGGAGTCGGGCACCACCCGGCGGTATGCGGCGGCGAAGGGTTCGGCCACCTCGGCAGGCGGCTCGTACGCGTGCCCGAAGATCGCCAGCCGTCCCCCCGGACACAGCACGCGCGCCGCCTTCACGGCGCCGGCGACCGGATCCACCCAGTGCCACGACTGGGCGGCGATGACCGTGTCGAACCTCCGCCCGGCCGGCTGCCAGGCCTCGAACGCCGCCACCTCGACCGGCAGCCCCCGGGCCCGCGCGACGTCGGCCATCCGCGCGTCGGGCTCAACGCCGAGTACGGCGCAGCCCGCGGCCTGGAACTGCCGGGCGGCGATTCCGGTGCCGCAGCCGATATCGAGCACCTCACGTCCGGGGCTCCCGGCGACGATGCGCGCCACCAGCGCGTCCGGGTATCCGGGCCGGGCCGTGTCGTAGCGCTGCGCGTCCACGCCGAACGACTCCGCCATCCGCCGGGCCCGGTGCGGCTCCTGCGGGGACGGTTCCGACTGCTCTCGCGGTAGAGTGGGCATGCGCCCACTTTAGTGGGCAGGTGCCCACTGGGCAACGGTCCGCCTTGGCGGACGCGTGCCCACTGAACAGCGGATGCCGAGGGGCAGCCCGCACGGGAGGAGCCGCACGTGCCGACCGGGGTGCACATGCGCGACGCGCGGCAGCAGTTGTTCGACGCTGCCGAACGCGTACTTCTGCGGGCCGGGGCGATCGGCCTGACCAGCCGGGCCGTCACCGACGAGGCGGGCTGCGCCAAGGGCGTCCTGCACCGGCACTTCAGCGACTTCGACGCCTTCCTCGTCGCCCTGGTGCTCGACCGGGCGGCGCGGCTCGAACGGGAGTCGGCCGCGCTCGCCGGGTCCGTCGGCACCGGCACGGTGGCGGACAACCTCACCAGCGCGCTGACCACCCTTTTCGGCCCGGTCCCGGTGGCGATCATCCCGCTGATCACCTTCCGGGACGAGCTGCGCGCACGGCTGCGGCAGGCGATGCCCGGCGGCGGCATCGTGATCCTGGCCCAGGCGACGACCGCGATCTCCGCCTGCCTGGCAGCCGAGCGCGACCTGGGCCGCGTCGCGGCCGACGCCGACATCGACTCGCTCACCCTCTCCCTGGTCGGCGGCGGCCATCTCCTGTTCGCGGACCGCGCCGCAGGGCCGCCGTCCACGGAGGCCGTCAACAAGCTGGTGACAGCGGTCATCGCCGACGCCGTGCGGAGACGGCCGGCCGGGTCGAGCCCTTAGGCCGTCTCGCCAGGGCCTAGAACCAGTGCAGGCAGTGCGGGGCGCTTTCCGTGCGGAAGAGCCCGTCCGCGAGGGCGGCGGCGCCCGGCCGGCAGGCCCGGATGTGTCCCGCGCACACGAGCGTGCTCGGGGCGATGCCTCCCAGGTAGAGCGAGCCCAGGTCGCGCACGTCCAGCGCCAGGTCGGGCTGCCGGTCCGTGGGAACGCAACTCGCCTCGCCCGCGCGGACGGTCAGCAGGTAGCGGCCCCGCTCACCGAGGAACGGGTCGTCGACGTCGAGGACGAGCTCACCGTCCGCGAACCAGCCGCGCGCTGTCAGGGCGCGCGGGACATCGAGGAGACGCACCCACAGCCAGTCGGCGTGGTCGCCGACCTCACCGGCGCGGATGTCGGCGAGCTGCCAGCGCAGCGGGTGCTCGGGCGGGACATGACGGAACACGACCTGTGAGACCAGGTCGTGTCCGAGTACGAACCGGGCCAGGGCCGTGAAGACCGCGTCGTCGGTGGCGATGGTCTCGTCGACCGTCAGGGTCGTGTGCTCGCCGATCGAGTAGCCGGCATACCCGTCCGCCGCTCCGTCGGCGTCCCGGTGGACGGCGACGTAACGCGGCGCCGAGGAGACCGGCGGCTGCCCCGCGCCCAGGGCCCACCAGCGGTGCGGCCGGGACAGCGCGCCCGGCTGGGCGCGGCGGTACCGGTCGTAGACCTCTTCGAGGATCTCGCCGCACTCGGCGCGCCGCAGCACCTCGACCGTTCCGCCGTCCGTCCCGGTCGCCGGTGCACCGGCCGTCGCACGAGCACGGGGAGCCGCGAGGGCGGCTCGGTGACGCGGCACCGTCAGCCGGGTGGTGAAGGTCGCCGGTCCGTAGCCGAACCTGCCGTAGATCGGAGCCTCTGAAGCCAGCAGCACCGAGAGGAACTCACCCCGGGACCGTACGTCGGAGAGCTGCCGCCGCATCAGCTCGCCGAGCACACCGCGCCGCCGGTGCGAGGGCAGGACGCCGACCGCGCTCACTCCGGAGACCGGAGCGAGGGTCCG includes these proteins:
- a CDS encoding MerR family DNA-binding protein, which encodes MGSNTTPATGANPAQEGHRLYGEDAVTALRVIKAAQRLGFTLEEVAALLEAGRHRHGRPVAGLQERAAAKLAEVDSKIADLTTIRTALATAVEAGCDDLTVCAFSPCCPIPFTDLAEENRHAGPCC
- a CDS encoding YnfA family protein; the protein is MTVARSLALFAVAALFEIGGAWLVWQGIREHKGWIWIGAGVIALGLYGVVATFQSDDNFGRILAAYGGIFVAGSIAWGMVADGYRPDRYDVIGALVCLAGMAVIMYAPRGN
- a CDS encoding TerD family protein; the protein is MTSVHLQSFSPAHPPVVPGPPQLGLPWALAEAKTFHLAGLGVFARTERTEAKQRAEQDAQGYLAAELARLQGIQGGLTTEAHQWWQSLVANDEATVCETVNYAFSDNPAAGCAVGVDGSVMSVVMRQQDIDSLPNQTPGVTSSGRPTLKTLTKRDRVLWWLTAMGSNIITTLKEGFAVAPGITAIDLAVITRVPDTQRLGFVAYGRWTRQTIESGPWQQPEDALRFLDIGQDVVCAVATTASGNLSSTIKPLDTSRLSGLQSLLDHAQDDAATAAATLAGLDGDLSANVPATPNAPTPDSYRIRTFTEWKNQVPSSAHPPATGEPVTPPPTILTPGQNLTLPAEAREGLTIAFRFGGADADLTLFLTDAHSKVSSDEDFVFYNQPSGAYGAARMLGKLNDGAHTVERAAVHLSALPDHVQRLTIAINMDVDTGLTCSALTHAKLAMECAAATWTFQPPADPAIRAMAVAELYRHRSPNGLPVWKLRAVGQGWADGLDGLARAHGVDVG
- a CDS encoding class I SAM-dependent methyltransferase, with protein sequence MPTLPREQSEPSPQEPHRARRMAESFGVDAQRYDTARPGYPDALVARIVAGSPGREVLDIGCGTGIAARQFQAAGCAVLGVEPDARMADVARARGLPVEVAAFEAWQPAGRRFDTVIAAQSWHWVDPVAGAVKAARVLCPGGRLAIFGHAYEPPAEVAEPFAAAYRRVVPDSPFNGMPARRPLGLYRAAYVKSADTIRETGGFEEPEQWRFDWRQSYTRDQWLDLLPTTGGLTQLRPDQLAEVLDAVGAAIDSLGGRFTMKLPTWWR
- a CDS encoding TetR/AcrR family transcriptional regulator is translated as MPTGVHMRDARQQLFDAAERVLLRAGAIGLTSRAVTDEAGCAKGVLHRHFSDFDAFLVALVLDRAARLERESAALAGSVGTGTVADNLTSALTTLFGPVPVAIIPLITFRDELRARLRQAMPGGGIVILAQATTAISACLAAERDLGRVAADADIDSLTLSLVGGGHLLFADRAAGPPSTEAVNKLVTAVIADAVRRRPAGSSP
- a CDS encoding GNAT family N-acetyltransferase, whose amino-acid sequence is MEIRPTTDADLDVFVDTVHTAFGMFPETPVAGGGRWWSALEMDRGLLALSEDGRPVGTAAAYSFELTLPGRTLAPVSGVSAVGVLPSHRRRGVLGELMRRQLSDVRSRGEFLSVLLASEAPIYGRFGYGPATFTTRLTVPRHRAALAAPRARATAGAPATGTDGGTVEVLRRAECGEILEEVYDRYRRAQPGALSRPHRWWALGAGQPPVSSAPRYVAVHRDADGAADGYAGYSIGEHTTLTVDETIATDDAVFTALARFVLGHDLVSQVVFRHVPPEHPLRWQLADIRAGEVGDHADWLWVRLLDVPRALTARGWFADGELVLDVDDPFLGERGRYLLTVRAGEASCVPTDRQPDLALDVRDLGSLYLGGIAPSTLVCAGHIRACRPGAAALADGLFRTESAPHCLHWF